One segment of Tamandua tetradactyla isolate mTamTet1 chromosome 13, mTamTet1.pri, whole genome shotgun sequence DNA contains the following:
- the ANTXRL gene encoding anthrax toxin receptor-like isoform X1 yields the protein MQSSSRNMATGTQLYSFRSDSVRHSWPIIAEFVTTLVEKLKNPNMPISFITSSAKADIIMLPTTDAEALRFGIKKLKNQVNTGSLHINEGLKKANAMINGANSGGMSVASVVVIVLGSPIPGADYPLAVEEAKKARDMGAIVFCVGLSKFQPPQAEGLADSKGHVFGVPGRSSTLPNVVPQIMKKLCILFESLEPTSVCMGEEYQVVVRGHGFLNALEKERVMCKFKFSRTKFEVKAALSLEDKVITCPGVQPQVVGKPIAVEVSLNNGIFFFRNNLRITGKQCEETPASPPGAGDSGSPSEIDSQILPAKTQADAPEKPLESAPEVLPKKPPKETSEKAPEEAPEKPVESPGSPPENPNEEDDEEDEEGYEEGSEGGYEDDVHESHETHSSGQGSSSEGFPMVPVLAGVAGLLALLLLLCCLWYLCRREEKEPPPPPPPPSCEKVCPLPCPIMMSRCCACYRSVCPWRQMEPMEGQLDLLSNPRCSPLRLMASPFRTMERCLTLTPVRSPYTPMVCGPSQCLPPSREQVPFPVCPPCCHCHCPWSCSQSSRMLPLVPPCSRALPSCHVQALPPEP from the exons gtCTGACAGTGTGAGACATAGCTGGCCGATCATCGCGGAATTCGTGACGACGCTAGTAGAAAAACTGAAGAA CCCGAACATGCCGATATCGTTTATTACCTCCAGTGCGAAGGCTGACATCATCATGCTCCCCACCACAGATGC agAAGCTCTTAGGTTTGGCATTAAGAAGCTAAAGAACCAAGTAAATACGGGGAGTCTCCACATAAATGAAGGCCTTAAAAAG GCAAATGCGATGATTAATGGAGCCAACTCTGGAG GTATGAGTGTTGCCAGCGTCGTCGTCATTGTGCTTGGGTCACCTATTCCTGGAGCGGATTATCCGCTGGCGGTGGAAGAG GCAAAAAAGGCTCGAGATATGGGGGCGATTGTTTTCTGCGTGGGTTTAAGTAAATTTCAGCCACCGCAG GCAGAAGGCCTTGCAGACAGCAAGGGCCATGTGTTTGGGGTGCCTGGCAGGTCGAGCACCTTGCCAAACGTCGTTCCCCAG atcatgaagaaattatgCATCCTTTTTGAGTCTTTGGAGCCTACCAGTGTCTGTATGGGAG AGGAATACCAAGTGGTGGTTCGAGGGCACGGTTTTTTGAAtgctttggagaaagagagagttaTGTGCAAGTTCAAGTTCAGCAGAACCAAGTTCGAAG ttaaAGCAGCCCTGTCTCTTGAAGATAAAGTCATAACTTGCCCTGGAGTACAACCACAGGTAGTTGGAAA GCCCATTGCAGTTGAAGTCAGCCTCAACAACggcattttcttcttcaggaACAACCTCAGAATCACTGGAAAGCAGTGT GAGGAGACCCCTGCCAGCCCACCCGGTGCAGGGGACAGTGGGAGCCCCAGCGAGATCGACAGCCAAATCCTCCCTGCGAAAACCCAGGCGGATGCTCCTGAGAAGCCCCTTGAGAGCGCCCCTGAGGTGCTCCCCAAAAAGCCTCCTAAGGAGACCTCTGAAAAGGCTCCCGAGGAGGCTCCGGAGAAGCCTGTAGAAAGCCCTGGGAGTCCCCCCGAGAACCCCAATGAGGAAGACGATGAGGAGGACGAGGAGGGTTACGAGGAGGGCTCCGAGGGCGGTTACGAGGACGACGTGCACGAGTCCCACGAGACCCACAGCAGTGGCCAGGGGAGCAGCTCCGAGGGGTTCCCCATGGTCCCCGTGCTCGCCGGCGTGGCGGGGCTGCtggccctgctgctgctgctgtgctGCCTCTGGTACCTGTGCAGGCGG GAGGAGAAGGaaccgccgccaccgccgccaccACCCAGCTGC GAGAAAGTGTGCCCGCTGCCGTGTCCCATCATGATGTCCCGTTGCTGTGCGTGCTACAGATCTGTCTGCCCATGGAGACAGATGGAGCCCATGGAG GGCCAGCTGGATCTCCTTTCCAATCCTCGTTGCAGCCCATTACGACTGATGGCGTCCCCGTTCAGGACCATG GAGAGGTGCCTCACTCTCACCCCGGTGAGGTCCCCATACACACCCATGGTCTGCGGCCCAAGCCAGTGCCTTCCACCCTCCCGGGAGCAAGTCCCCTTCCCCGTCTGCCCGCCGTGCTGCCATTGCCATTGTCCTTGGTCCTGCTCCCAGTCCTCCAGGATGCTGCCGCTGGTTCCTCCCTGCTCCCGGGCACTCCCCAGCTGCCATGTGCAAGCCCTACCCCCAGAGCCCTAA